From the Shewanella amazonensis SB2B genome, one window contains:
- the greA gene encoding transcription elongation factor GreA, with protein MNKVPMTVVGAEQLRKELDILKFDRRPKITEAIAAARELGDLKENAEYHAAREEQGICEARIRDIEGKLSNAQIIDVTKMANNGRIIFGATVTILNLDTDAEVTYRIVGDDEANIKENLISVNSPIARGLVGKNLGDEVNITTPAGVTAYEVVEVQYI; from the coding sequence ATGAATAAGGTGCCTATGACGGTGGTTGGAGCCGAGCAGCTCCGCAAAGAACTGGACATTTTGAAGTTTGACCGCCGCCCTAAAATCACTGAAGCCATTGCTGCGGCAAGAGAGCTTGGCGATCTGAAGGAAAATGCCGAGTATCACGCTGCCCGTGAAGAGCAGGGGATCTGCGAAGCCCGCATCCGTGATATTGAAGGCAAGCTGTCCAATGCCCAAATCATTGATGTCACCAAGATGGCCAACAATGGCCGCATTATCTTCGGTGCAACTGTCACTATTTTGAATCTGGATACCGATGCTGAAGTGACCTATCGCATCGTGGGTGACGACGAGGCCAACATCAAAGAAAACCTGATTTCGGTGAACTCCCCCATTGCCCGTGGCCTGGTGGGTAAAAACCTCGGTGACGAAGTTAACATCACCACTCCTGCCGGCGTGACTGCTTATGAAGTGGTGGAAGTGCAATACATCTGA
- the yhbY gene encoding ribosome assembly RNA-binding protein YhbY, producing the protein MNLTTKQKQHLKGLAHDLKPVVLLGANGLTEGVLAEIDGALSHHELIKVKVASSDREMKNAIVDAIVRETQAAKVQLIGHVLVLYRQSEEQKIALPKAR; encoded by the coding sequence ATGAATCTGACCACCAAACAAAAACAGCATCTCAAAGGACTGGCGCACGATTTAAAGCCGGTGGTGCTGCTCGGGGCCAATGGCCTGACCGAGGGAGTACTGGCTGAAATCGACGGAGCCCTGAGTCACCATGAACTTATCAAGGTGAAAGTGGCCAGCAGCGATCGTGAAATGAAAAACGCCATCGTTGACGCCATTGTACGTGAAACCCAAGCCGCCAAGGTGCAGCTTATCGGTCACGTACTGGTGCTGTATCGCCAGTCCGAAGAACAAAAGATTGCCCTGCCAAAGGCGCGATAA